The Streptomyces sp. NBC_00236 DNA window CCCGGTCAGTTATCCACAGGGTTGACACCCTACGGGCCGCAGACTCACCATTGAAGACATTGAACCGAACGATCGGTCGGTAGGGAGTCCGGGATGGCGGCAGTGACTGCGGGCCAGACAGCGCAGGCGGCAGCAGGCAGTACCGATGGGGCGGACGGGGCTCTGGAGGCAGCCTTCGACGCCGCGGTCGCGGCCGACGAGCGCATCGAGCCACGGGACTGGATGCCCGACGCCTACCGCGCCTCGCTGGTCAGGCAAATGGCCCAGCACGCCCACTCCGAGATCATCGGCATGCAGCCGGAGGCGAACTGGATCACCCGCGCCCCCTCGCTGCGCCGCAAGGCCATCCTGATGGCCAAGGTGCAGGACGAGGCGGGACACGGGCTGTACCTCTACAGCGCGGCGGAGACCCTCGGCACGGGCCGCGAGGAACTGCTCGACAAGCTGCACGCGGGCCGCCAGCGGTATTCCTCGATCTTCAACTACCCGACCCTGACCTGGGCGGACGTCGGCGCCATCGGCTGGCTCGTGGACGGCGCAGCGATCACCAACCAGGTCCCTCTCTGCCGCTGCTCGTACGGCCCCTACGCCCGGGCGATGGTCCGTATCTGCAAGGAGGAGTCCTTCCACCAGCGCCAGGGCTACGAACTGCTGCTCGCGCTCAGCCACGGGACACCGGCGCAGCACGAGATGGCGCAGGACGCCGTGAACCGCTGGTGGTGGCCGTCCCTGATGATGTTCGGCCCCCCGGACGACGCCTCGTCGCATTCCGCCCAGTCGATGACCTGGAAGATCAAGCGGCATTCCAACGACGAGCTGCGGCAGCGCTTCGTGGACATCTGCGTCCCGCAGGCCGAGGCCCTGGGCCTCGCGCTCCCCGACCCGGACCTCCGGTGGAACGAGGAGCGCGGTCAGCATGATTTCGGGGCGATCGACTGGACGGAGTTCCAGGAGGTCCTGAAGGGCAACGGGCCGTGCAACGAACAGCGCCTCACCCAGCGCCGCCGGGCCCACGAGGAAGGCGCCTGGGTCCGGGACGCAGCCGCCGCATACGCACAGAAGCACACGGACACACCGCAGCACACGGACGCACCGCAAACGGAAGCACTGAACACGGCCGTACCGACCGCGGCTGTACCGCCTGCCGCCGCATCGGGTGCCGCTGTGTCGAACGGGGAGGCGACAGCATGAGCAGCTCGACCGACTGGCCGCTGTGGGAGGTGTTCGTGCGCTCGCGGCGCGGGCTCTCGCACACCCACGCCGGCAGCCTGCACGCCCCGGACGCCGAGATGGCCCTGCGCAACGCCCGCGATCTCTACACCCGGCGCTCCGAGGGCGTCTCCCTCTGGGTGGTGCCCTCGAACCAGATCACGGCATCCTCCCCGGACGAGAAGGACACGTTCTTCGAACCGGCGGGTGACAAGCCCTACCGGCACCCGACCTTCTACGCCATCCCGGACGGGGTGAAGCACCTGTGACCGCGGCCCTCGCTCTCGGCGACGACGCGCTGGTGCTCTCGCACCGGCTGGGCGAGTGGGCGGGCCATGCCCCCGTGCTGGAGGAGGAGGTGGCCCTCGCCAACATCGCCCTGGACCTGCTGGGTCAGGCGCGGATCCTGCTCTCCCTGGCGGGTGACGAGGACGAACTGGCGTACCTGCGCGAGGAGCGCGCCTTTCGCAACGTTCAGTTGGTCGAGCAGCCCAACGGCGACTTCGCCCACACCATCGCCCGTCAGCTGTACTTCTCGGTCCACCAGCACGGCCTGTACGAACAGCTGGCGGCCGGGGACGGCGAGTTCGCCGGTCTGGCGGCCAAGGCCGTCAAGGAGGTCGCCTACCACCGCGACCACGCCGAGCAGTGGACCCTGCGTCTCGGGGACGGTACGGCCGAGAGCCACGCACGCATGCAGCACGGGGTGGATGCCCTGTGGCGCTACACCGGCGAACTGTTCCAGCCCGTCGAAGGAATCGACGTGGACTGGCAGGCGCTGCACAGCCGCTGGCTGGACTCCCTCACCACCGTGCTGGAGCGGGCCACGCTGACCGTGCCGACCGGACCGCAGACCGGCGCCTGGACAGCGGGTGCCGGCCGGCAGGGCATCCACACGGAACCCTTCGGCCGGATGATCGCCGAGATGCAGCACCTGCACCGCAGCCACCCGGGGGCGTCATGGTGACGTGGACAACTCTGGAGGAGGAGCTGCGCAGCCTCGCGGGCGCCGTCCCCGATCCGGAACTGCCCGTACTGACCCTGGAGGAGCTGGGTGTGCTCCGGGGCGTGGAGGTACTTGCGCCCGGCCGCGTCACGGTGCGGCTCACCCCGACCTACACCGGCTGCCCAGCGATAGAGACCATGTCCACGGACATCGAGCGCGTGCTGTACGACCACGGCATGACCGAGGTCTCCGTGGTCACCGTCCTCTCCCCGGCCTGGTCCACGGACGACATCAGCGCGGAGGGCCGGCGCAAGCTCGCCGAGTTCGGCATCGCGCCTCCCCGGCCGCACGACGCCGCGACCGCCGCCGCGGCGGCGGCAGGGCCCGTGCCGGTCGCCCTGTCGGTGCGCTGTCCGCACTGCGGCTCGACCGACACCGAGCTTCTGAGCCGGTTCTCGTCGACCGCCTGCAAGGCACTGCGCCGCTGCGTGTCGTGCCGTGAACCGTTCGACCACTTCAAGGAGTTGTAGATGTTCCATCCGCTCCGGGTCAGCGCGATCGAGCGGCTCACGGACGATTCGGTGGCCGTCACCTTCGCCGTTCCGCCGAAGCTTCGCGAGACCTTCCGCCACAAGCCCGGCCAGCATCTCAACGTCCGCTACACGGTCGACGGCGAGGAGATCCGCCGCTCGTACTCGATCTGCGCACCGGCCACCGAACAGCCGGCCGACCCCGCGCTTCGCGTGGGCATCCGGCTCGTCGACGGCGGCGCGTTCTCCACGTACGCACTCAAGGAACTGGCGGTCGGCGACCAGGTCGAGGCGATGCCGCCGATGGGCCGCTTCGTGCTCGCACCGCGCGCCGGGCAGTTCGCGGCGATCGTCGGCGGGAGCGGCATCACCCCGGTGCTGTCCATCGCGGCGACCCTGCTGGCCCGCGAGGCCGACGCCTCGTTCTGCCTGATCCGCAGCGACCGGACCGCCGCCTCGACCATGTTCCTGGACGAGGTCGCCGACCTCAAGGACCGGTACCCGGACCGGTTCCAGCTGGTCACCGCGCTCTCCCGGGAGGAACAGCAGGCGGGCCTTCCCTCCGGCCGGCTCGATCGCGAAAGACTCACCGGCCTGCTGCCGGCCCTGCTCCCGGTGGCCGGGATCGAGGGCTGGTACCTGTGCGGTCCGCTCGGCCTGGTCCGGGCCGCCGAAGGCGCGCTGCACGGTCTGGGCGTCGACCGGACCCGCATCCACCAGGAGATCTTCCACGTCGAGGACAGCCCGGATGCCTCCGCGCGGCCTCGGGTCGACGCTTCGGCACACAGCACGCTCACCGCGACCCTGGACGGCCGCTCGGGCACCTGGCCGGTGCAGGAGGGCGATTCCCTCCTGGAGACGGTGCTGCGCAGCCGTTCCGACGCGCCATACGCCTGCAAGGGCGGGGTCTGCGGGACCTGCCGGGCCTTCCTCGTCTCGGGAGAGGTGCGGATGGACCGCAACTTCGCCCTGGAGCCCGAGGAGACGGACGCGGGGTACGTGCTGGCCTGCCAGTCCCATCCGGTGACGGGGGAGGTCGAGCTCGACTTCGACCGCTGACCCGAGGCGGCGCACGCGCCCCGTACCCCGCACCGCGCCCGGCCTGTTCCCTTCTTGTAGAACCTGTTCTATCTTGACGCTCCGTCAGGTCGGGCTACGGGCACAGCGGTTCGCGGGAGGCCAGGACAGTGGACTTCACCTTCACCGAGGAACAACAGGCAGCCACCGAGGCAGCGCGGGCGGTCTTCTCGGGCGTCGCCCCCGATGCGGTTCCCAGCCCCGCCCTCGTCCCGGGAGCGGTCGCCGAGGACATCGACCGTCCGCTGTGGGCCGGGCTCGCCGCGGGCGACCTGCTGAGCCTGACGCTGGCTCCGGAGCATGGCGGGGCGGGCCTCGACCTGGTCGCGCTCTGCCTGGTGCTGCGTGAGTCCGCGAAGGTTCTCGCCCGGGTCCCCCTGCTGGAGACGTGCGCGGTCGCGATGGCGGTCCAGCGTTACGGCGACCAGGAACTGGCGGCCGAGTTGCTGCCCCGGATCGGCCGGGGAGAGCTGGTTCTCACGGTCGGCGCCAACGGCCGCACCGGCCACGACCCGGCCGAACTCGCCGTCACCGCACGCCCGGGCGGCGACGAAGAGGGCAGCAGCGGCAGCGGGGGCGGGGGCAACAACGCAAGCACATCCTGGGTACTGGACGGTGTCCAGTCGGCCGTGCCGTGGGCTCAGGCAGCGGACTGGATCGC harbors:
- the paaA gene encoding 1,2-phenylacetyl-CoA epoxidase subunit PaaA is translated as MAAVTAGQTAQAAAGSTDGADGALEAAFDAAVAADERIEPRDWMPDAYRASLVRQMAQHAHSEIIGMQPEANWITRAPSLRRKAILMAKVQDEAGHGLYLYSAAETLGTGREELLDKLHAGRQRYSSIFNYPTLTWADVGAIGWLVDGAAITNQVPLCRCSYGPYARAMVRICKEESFHQRQGYELLLALSHGTPAQHEMAQDAVNRWWWPSLMMFGPPDDASSHSAQSMTWKIKRHSNDELRQRFVDICVPQAEALGLALPDPDLRWNEERGQHDFGAIDWTEFQEVLKGNGPCNEQRLTQRRRAHEEGAWVRDAAAAYAQKHTDTPQHTDAPQTEALNTAVPTAAVPPAAASGAAVSNGEATA
- the paaB gene encoding 1,2-phenylacetyl-CoA epoxidase subunit PaaB, with the translated sequence MSSSTDWPLWEVFVRSRRGLSHTHAGSLHAPDAEMALRNARDLYTRRSEGVSLWVVPSNQITASSPDEKDTFFEPAGDKPYRHPTFYAIPDGVKHL
- the paaC gene encoding 1,2-phenylacetyl-CoA epoxidase subunit PaaC, encoding MTAALALGDDALVLSHRLGEWAGHAPVLEEEVALANIALDLLGQARILLSLAGDEDELAYLREERAFRNVQLVEQPNGDFAHTIARQLYFSVHQHGLYEQLAAGDGEFAGLAAKAVKEVAYHRDHAEQWTLRLGDGTAESHARMQHGVDALWRYTGELFQPVEGIDVDWQALHSRWLDSLTTVLERATLTVPTGPQTGAWTAGAGRQGIHTEPFGRMIAEMQHLHRSHPGASW
- the paaD gene encoding 1,2-phenylacetyl-CoA epoxidase subunit PaaD — its product is MVTWTTLEEELRSLAGAVPDPELPVLTLEELGVLRGVEVLAPGRVTVRLTPTYTGCPAIETMSTDIERVLYDHGMTEVSVVTVLSPAWSTDDISAEGRRKLAEFGIAPPRPHDAATAAAAAAGPVPVALSVRCPHCGSTDTELLSRFSSTACKALRRCVSCREPFDHFKEL
- a CDS encoding 2Fe-2S iron-sulfur cluster-binding protein, which translates into the protein MFHPLRVSAIERLTDDSVAVTFAVPPKLRETFRHKPGQHLNVRYTVDGEEIRRSYSICAPATEQPADPALRVGIRLVDGGAFSTYALKELAVGDQVEAMPPMGRFVLAPRAGQFAAIVGGSGITPVLSIAATLLAREADASFCLIRSDRTAASTMFLDEVADLKDRYPDRFQLVTALSREEQQAGLPSGRLDRERLTGLLPALLPVAGIEGWYLCGPLGLVRAAEGALHGLGVDRTRIHQEIFHVEDSPDASARPRVDASAHSTLTATLDGRSGTWPVQEGDSLLETVLRSRSDAPYACKGGVCGTCRAFLVSGEVRMDRNFALEPEETDAGYVLACQSHPVTGEVELDFDR